ATGCAAATTCCTCCAACTCCTACGTATTCCCGCTGTTGGTGATGACCAGCCTGTTTTTCATCTGGGGCTTTATTACCAGCCTGAACGACATTCTGATTCCGCACCTGAAAAGTGCCTTCGACCTCACCTACGTGCAGGCCATGCTGATCCAGTTCACCTTTTTTGGCGCCTACTTTTTGGTATCCATACCCGCCGGTGCGCTCATTCGCCGCATCGGCTACCAGAACGGGGTTTCGGTGGGGCTGGGTGTGGCTGCGCTCGGCTGCATCCTGTTTTACCCGGCGGCGGCCATTCAGCAGTATTGGCTGTTTCTGGCGGCGCTGTTTGTGATGGCCTCGGGCATCACCCTGCTGCAGGTCTCGGCCAACCCGTACGTGGCGGTGCTGGGCAACCCCGATACCGCCTCCAGCCGGCTGAATTTCTCACAGGCGATCAACTCTGTAGGCCACACCGTTGGCCCTTTGTTTGGTGCGCTGTTGATCATGACCGGCGATCACACCCAGGTGGCCGAAACCGCCAACCCCGAAGCCGTACAAATTCCCTATTTGATGATTGCAGGCTTTCTGCTGTTGGTTGCTGCCATTTTCAAATTCCTGAAGTTGCCCTCCATTGAAGGCGATGCCATGGCGCTTGGCGCCAGTGGTCAAACCAGCGCCTGGCAGTACCCGCACCTGGTGTTGGGTGCAGTGGCCATTTTTCTGTATGTGGGCGCAGAAGTATCCATTGGCAGCTTCATCATCAACTTTATTTCGCTGCCTGAAATCGGCCAGATAGACGAGCGCACCGCCGCCCAATACCTCACCTTTTATTGGGGTGGCGCCATGGTTGGCCGTTTCATCGGCTCGGCCGCGTTGCAATTTATCAAGCCGACGAGTGCACTGTTTTTTAACGCCGTTGTTGCCGGTGCGCTGCTGATGCTGGTGGTGGCTGTTGATGGCGCGCTGGCCATGTGGGCGGTACTGGCCATTGGCCTGTTTAACTCCATTATGTTCCCCACCATTTTCACGCTGGGTATTCGCGGCCTGGGTTCGCTCACAAGCCAGGGCTCGGGCATTTTGTGCCTGGCCATTGTGGGTGGTGCCGTGGTGCCTATGGCGCAGGGTTTTGTGGCCGATGGCGTGTCTTTGTCTGCAAGCTTTGCCGTGCCCTTGCTGTGCTATGCCTTCATCGCCTGGTATGCGCTGGTGGGTGCGAAAAAGCACTGAGGGTAAATACATGGCTAAAAATATTATTTGCTTCGGCGAGGCGCTAATCGATTTTCTGAACGTAGGCAGCCAAGATTTACAGGGCGTGCCTATCAACCGGTTCGATCAATACCCGGGTGGGGCGCCTGCCAATGTGGCGGTGGCGCTGGCCAAGCTGGGTGCACCGGTGCAGTTTTTGGGGCAGGTGGGGCAAGATGCCTTCGGCAACTTTCTGATTGATTGCCTGAACACCTACGGGGTAGATACCCGCCTTACCTTGCAACACCCCAGTGCCCCCACGGCACTGGCGTTTGTGTTTTTGGATGCATCCGGCGATCGCAGCTTCTCTTTCTATCGCGATGCCAGTGCCGACCTGCTGCTGACACCGGCACAGTGCCCGGCAACTCTCTTTGAAGGTTGTGGCATTTTTCACTTTTGCTCTAACACCTTGACCGATGAATCCATCACCAAAACCACAGAGGCGGCGCTGGCCAATGCCCGTGCCCAGGGCGCGGTGGTGAGCTTTGATGTGAATTTGCGCCACAACCTGTGGGCCAAAGGCGCCGCAGATATTGCGCGCGTGAATCGCTTGGTACACGCGGCAGAGGTGGTGAAATTCTCCCGCGATGAGTTGGATTATCTGGCCGGCAGTGGCAATGCCAGCAGTTACTTGCAGGCGTGTTTTGCAGCCGGTGTAAAGCTCGTGTTGGTTACAGATGGCGGCCAGCCCGTGCATGCCTATACCGCGCAGTTTGATGTGGTGGCCGGCATTCCTGATGTTGACGTGGTGGATACCACCGCCGGCGGCGATGGCTTCACCGGTGGCATGTTGTGCGCCGTCAATGCGCTGGGTTTAAGCGCATTAACTGCAGATGCGGACCTTCTTACGCGGGCGGTGGGATTTGCTGTTTCCTGCGGTGCTGTGGCGGTATCACGTCCGGGCGCTTTTCCTGCATTGCCCACGCTTGATGATGTAAAACCTTTCTGGAACTGATATGGCCGACTACCCGAATTTCCGAAGCGCCGCGTTTTTGCGCGACCACATGCAATCCATCCTGGATTTTTACGAGCCCAATGTAGACGACGCCGTACAGGGTGGATTTCACCAAAATTTTTATGATGACGGCACGGTATTCGAGCCGGGCCGCAAGCAGCTCGTAAGTTCAACACGCATGGTGTTTAACTATTGCACGGCGTTCGCTGCCTTCGGGCGCGATGCGTATTTAGCGCGCGCAGTACGGGGGTTGGATTACGTCAAGCAACATCATTGGGATGCCGCGCGTAACGGCTATCAGTGGGTGTTGGAAAATAACTCGCCCGTCGATCAAACCAATCAATGCTACGGCTTGGCGTTTGTCATGTTGGGCTATGCCAGCGCCCACATGCGCGGCATTGAAGGTGCAGCGCAAGGCATTGCTCACACCTGGGAAATTATGGAGTCGCGCTTTTGGGTACCCGCTCACAATCTCTATGCCGATGAAGCCAGCCCCGACTGGTCTGAGGTGAGCGACTACCGCGGTCAAAACGCCAATATGCATTGCTGTGAGGCCTTGCTGATGGCCTATGAAGCCACAGGTGATGCACTGTATCTGGATCGTGCCTATCTATTGGCAAAAACCGTGGCCGTTGAGCTGGCGGCAAAAGGCAATGGCCTGATCTGGGAACATTTCACATCGAGCCTTGAGCCGGATTGGGAATTCAACAAAGACGATCCGAAAAATTTGTACAAGCCCTGGGGCTTTCAGCCCGGCCATCAAACCGAGTGGACCAAGCTTTTACTTACCCTACACCAATTCCGCCCGGAACAATGGATGCTGGATCGTGCACGCGCACTCTTCGATGCCGCCTGGGAAAACTGCTGGGATGCCGAGCGCGGCGGCCTCTACTACGGCCACGCGCCAGACGGGCGCATTTGTGATGACGAAAAATATTTCTGGGTGCAGGCGGAATCCTTTGCTGCGGCTGCCATGTTGGCAAAAGCCCTGGGCGAGGAATCCTACTGGGAAAAATACGATGCGCTCTGGCGTTACAGCTGGGATCACATGATCGATCACAAGCACGGCGCCTGGTACCGCGTGTTGTCGGCCGACAACAAGCCCCTGTCAAACATTAAAAGCGCCGCTGGCGCCAAGTGCGACTACCACACACTGGGTGCTTGCTGGCAAGTGCTTCAGACTTTGAATAAATAGCTAGCAGAGGAAATAACATGCTTCGCTCGAACTACATAATAAAACCGGCGGCCTTGTTGCTTGCAACCGGCAGCTTGCTGCTTGGCGCTTGTGGCGCCGATAAAGCAGAAATCAAACAAGGGGCTAAGCCCAGCGCTGAAGTGCAGGCGGCTGCCGGTGTTACCCAGTGGGTAGACCCGTTCATCGGAACCGCCAATGAAGGCAATACTTACCCGGGCGCAGTACTGCCTTGGGGTATGGCCTCGGTTGTTCCGCAAAATATTGACTTCAGTAACCGTAAAAACTCTGCAGCCTATGTTTTTGGTGAGCCCTACATTTATGGTTTTGGCCATATGCAGCTTTCAGGCGTGGGCTGCCCAAGTTCGGGCGCGCTGCCTGTAAAAGTCACCACAGGCGAGCTGTTGCTTGGCCAACAGGATACCCGTAGCCGATACTCGCGCGAAATGGCCGAGCCAGGTTACTACCGCGTATTTTTAGATACCTTTGGCGTGCTGGCTGAAATGTCGGCCACAACCCGCTCGGGCATTAGCCGCTACCAGCTGCCAGCTGGCCAAACCAACTTTATTTTTGATTTGGCGCTCAACCAAGGTGAAACCAAAGGCGGCACGATTACCCATGTGAGCGAAAACCGCGTTGAAGGTTTTCAGGCAGAAGGTAACTTCTGTGATGCAGGCCAAATGCGGAAAATATTTTTCGCAGCCGAGTTCAGCAAGCCTGCAGCCAGCTTTGAGAAGTTCGAATCGCCGGAGTTCTTAAAAGAAGCCAAGCGCGTTGATGGCGGTAACTATGAAGGTGTGCACTTAAGTTACGAGTTCGCAGAGCCCACTGAAATTGAATTGCGTGTAGGCATCTCATTTGTGTCGGTTGAAAACGCACGCGAAAACCTGAAGGTGGAACAAGGCAATAAATCCTTTGCCGAAATTCGCAAAAATGCTAAAGCCGCCTGGGAAAAAGAGCTGTCTGTTGTAAAGGTTAAAGGTGGCACCAGCGAGAACAATACCAAGTTTTATACCGCGTTTTACCACTCACTGATCATGCCGCAGACCTACAATGATGTGAACGGCGAATACCTGGGTATGGACGGGAAAACCGTTCGCAAGGCCGAGGGGTTCACCCGCTATTCCACCTTCAGCCTGTGGGATACCTACCGCACAGTGCACCCGTTGATCACGTTAACCCACCCCAAGCAGCAAACCGACATGTTGAAATCCATGGCGGATATGGTGCACGACAGTGGCTGGCTACCAAAGTGGGAACTATTGGGAATGGAGGCGGCCACCATGGTGGGCGACCCGGCAGTGCCGGTAGTAGTAGACAGCTACCGCAAAGGCTTGACCGACTTTGACGCAGAAGCCGTTTACGGCGCCATGGTAAAAGCGGCAACCCAAACCGAGCCCTTTAACCACATGCGCCCGGGTTTGAAGCACTACCGTGAGCTGGGTTACATCCCGCAGGATGATCGCGGCGGTGAAGGCAAAGATTTCGGTTGGTTCAACGGCATTGTATGGGGCACGGTTTCAACCACCCTGGAATACAACCTGGCGGATTGGAACATCGCCAAAATGGCCGAGGCATTGGGTAAAACCGAAGATGCCAAGGCATTTCATGAGCAAAGCCTAAGCTACAAAAAACTCTACGATGAAGAAACCGGATTTTTGCGCCCGCGCAATAAAGACGGCTCCTGGATGACGCCGTTTGATCCGCTCGATCGCCACTGGGATATCCGCTGGAAAATGAGCGGCGGCGCCGGCTACGTAGAAGGTACTGCATGGCAATACCTGTTCTTTGTGCCACACGATATGCCAGGCCTGATTGATATCATGGGTGAAGAGCAGTTTATTACGCGCCTGGATGAAAGTTTTGACGAATTTTATTTCGACATGACCAACGAGCCAGATATCCAGTACCCCTTCCTGTACAACTATGTGGCCGGTAAGGAATACCGCACCCAGGAAGAAGTGCGCTACGCCGTTGATAAGTACTTCACCACCTCGCCCTGGGGTATTCCCGGCAACGATGACGCCGGCACCTTGTCTGCCTGGTTAGTGTTTGCCATGATGGGCTTCTATCCGGATTTGGTGGGCGAGCCCAGCTACCAGCTAGCGCTGCCAAGTTTTGCACGGGTAGATATCGCCCTTGACCAAAACTATTACCCGGGTGAAAGTTTTTCCATTGTTGTGGAAAACTTTGAAGATACGCACCGTTACATCAACAGCAAAAAGGTTAATGGCCAGGCGCACGCAGCCTTCCAGTTGAGCCACGATACCATCGTAAAGGGTGGCGCAATGTCGCTCACTTCATCACTCTACCGCGAGGTTAAGTGATATGAGCGTGGCAGAAAGGTTGTCTGAAAATCTGGATGCGGTGAATGAATACGAACGTGAACCGGTACCAGAAAAAAAGGTTAAAGGCTTTAAGAGTTTTCTTGGCCTTGTATCGGGCGAGCACATCGCCGGAACAGAATTTGTTATAGGGCCGTTGTTTGTTTTGCACGGCACGGCCTGGAGCGATCTGTTTTGGGGTTTGCTTGTAGGCAACATTCTCGCCACGCTAAGCTGGGTGTGCCTGTGCGCACCCACGGCCGTTAAAACCCGGCTTACCATCTATTACCAGTTGGAAAAAATAGCCGGGTTTAATTTGGTCAGTATATTTAATGTATTAAACGGGCTGCTATTTTGCGTGGCCGCGGCCGCCATGATTGGCGTATCCGGCACGGCCATTGGCTACATGCTGGGTGTGGATATGCCCGGGCTCACAGATCTGATGCCGGGCAGCCTTGAGGCCATGGCAATAGTGTTTGTTATTGGCACTGTAATGGCGCTGGTGTCTACCTGGGGTTATGACTTCGTTAGTAAGTTCTCGCTGATTTTCGCCCCCTGGATGCCGTTTATTTTTCTTGGGGCGGGGATAGCAATGTTGCCCCAGCTGGGGTTAACCCAGTGGTCAGACTTCTGGACCATTGCCGAAACCAAAATCTGGACAGGCATTCCCGTTGAGGGCCAATCCAAGTACGGTTTTTGGCATGTATTAATTTTTGCCTGGCTATGTAACAGCGCAATGCATATCGGTTTGTCTGATATGACGATCTACCGCTACGCCAAAAAACCGCACTACGGCATTGCCTCTGCGGCGGGTATGTTTATCGGCCACTTTATGGCGTGGGTTGCCTCGGGCATTTTATGTGCTGTGGCCATTCAGGCGGGCAACAATAACCCAAGCTCCGGTGAAATTGCGGTAATGAGTATTGGTATTGCAGGTGGCATTTGCGTACTGATTGCAGGCTGGACTACCGCCAACCCCACGGTCTATCGCGCAGGCATTGCCGTGCAGGCCCTGTTTCCGAACTCCAAACGCTGGAAAATCACACTGGGCATTGGCCTCTTGGCAACCGCGCTTGCGTGCTTCCCGTGGATTATTTCCAAGCTCGATCAATTTTTAGGCTTTTATGCATTGGTGGCGGCACCGGTTGGTGCGATGGTATTGGCCGATGTCTGGTTGTTTCCAAGGCTTGGGTTGGTGCAAAACTTTGCCGATTTCCGAAAGCTTAAATTCAATTACGCCGTAGCGCTTGCGTGGGTGCTTTCAATCGCGGTGAGCTATGGGCTTTATCTGGCATTCCAGGCGGACTTCTTTTTCTTTATGGCGTTGCCTGCCTGGCTTATTGCGGGCGTGTTGTATGTGGGCTTTGCAAAATTGATGCAAAACGGGCTGCAAGCAAGTACCGCAACGCTGCAAGTGGAGGCCTGAAATATGAACCGTTTACTACCCTTAAAGCTTTTTTCTTATTCTGGCCTTGCCTGTATTTTGATCAGTGCCCTGCTGGTGTTCTACCAGCAGCTTACGCTTGATGAATTCAAATCGTGGGCGCTGGCCGGTACGTTAATCTGGATTGCAACGGCACCTTTTTGGATTAACAAAAAGCCTGTGGAGGGCGCTGAATAACGCAGGCGTCTTTAAAAGTCTACCGGTTTTCAGGCTTAGGCTGCTGTTTACTTTAAAGCCTGCCGTTGCAGATTTCTTAAGCGCCCCTTTAGCGCTGGGCCAATCAATGATACACGGCTTAAAAATGTAAAGGCCTAAAATATGAAAGCCGCAGACAAAGCCCCGGCCTGTTACGCCAAAACAATAATCAGTGAGCGTGAGAGCACCATGAAAATCACATCAATTTTTGTTCAGTCTGTACCGCGCCGCCTGGCACTTGCCTTGGCAGTTGCCAGCGCTGCATCAGCAAGCATTGCCGCTACCGCGCAAGATGCCCGCGCGCCCCAGTATGTACCTGTGCCAGAGGTTACGCGCGATTACATTCGCCGTGCTGCAGAAGGTGATCACCTGGCGCTCGAAGGGGGCCACATGGCACTGGATGGGCATGTTATGCCCTACATGTATTTTCAGCCCCACGAAATATTGTTTTTGGAGCGCCTTGGGCGGCTGCGCCACAAAACCGTGTGGGAGCTCGATGCCATCGCAAGGGTAGATGAGTGGCGCGATGCTTTCATTACCCAGGGGCTACCGGCTGATGCTGTAAAGGCCTCGCCCGGTGAATTGGTGGGGGGGCGCCACTCGCAAATTGGTTATGAATTTACATTGCCCGAGCTTGCACCATCTGCCACGGGGTGGGAGCGATTCTTTACCCTGAAGCCCATGGACATGAGCGTGCCCGGCTGGCCGGAAACCACCATTTATATTAACGGCGAGCCAAAGGCTGCACTGCAGCGCAAACACTTTTATTGGTCGCTCGATAAACTTGTGACCACAAGTGGCCCCCAGCGTATCACCATGAAAAGCTTTGGCGTATTTGAGAGCCCACGCGGCTACCGCCAAGTGGCCGTGGTAGAGCGCGACCCGCTAGCGGATGACCTCTACTGGAAAATGCGCGTGTTGGTTGAGGCAGGCAGCATTTTATCGGATCAATCCGAGGCAGGCAGCCGTATTCGCCCTCTCATAGACAAGGTGGTCGCGCAGGTAAATCTTGAAACGCCCCACACGCCTGTGTATCGCCAGCAATTAAAAGCGGCAATAGCGCTGTTGGATAAAGGCTTTGCCGAGCTTGCCAGCTTGCCAAAAAATGAAGAGCGCCTGCGTGTACTTTTGCATGGCCACCTGGACAGCGCCTGGCGCTGGACGCTCGATCACACAGACGACAAATTGCTGCGGCTTGCACTTAACAACCTCTACTTGATGGATCGCTTTCCCGAGTACCGTTACGTATTTACCACGCCTTTTCACTATGAGCGAATTCAGGCGCTCTACCCAGAAGTATTTGAGCGCATTAAAGCCAAAATCAAAGCCGGTCAGTGGATCGCAAACGGTGCAACCTATGTGGAAACCGATCTCAACTTGCCTGGCGGTGAAAGTGTGGTGCGGCAGTTTTTGTACGGGTTGGATTACTACAAAAACACCCTGGGCGTTGAAAAAAACACCCTGTTTTTACCGGATACCTTCGGCTACCCGCCGTTTTTCCCGCAGGTGGTTAACAGCTTCGGCCTGGATAGCCTGATTGCCATGCGCACCAATACCCCAGAAATAGACAGCAGTATTTATCGCTGGCGGGGGCTTGATGGCAGCGAGCTGTTGGTAAACAGCCTGACCACGCCCGCCTGGGAATACCCCTATGAAGAGGCGATTCACAAGCGCCCCGTTGAAGATGGCGAACGTATCACCACCTATAACGCACCCGATGCCGGGCCACGCCGGCTGGCAGGCACCTGGGAGCAATTTAAAAATAAGGAAGACACCAAGCAACAACTGCTACTGGTTGGCTGGGGCGATGGCGGTGCCGGTGGAACGGAAGATCATGTTGAGTTGATCCGCCGCGTAACCGGCCTGCCGGGGTTCCCGCAGGTGGAGTGGACAACCCTCTACGGGTATGTGCAGGAACAAAACCAGGCCCGAGATAAATTCCCCGTTTACGATGGCAGAATTTTGCCGCGCGACTGGATTCAGCGCACCTTTATGATGGCCAACGGTATTAAGGCGGCCAACCGCGACGTAGAGCAGCGCCTGCAGGAAGCCGAAGCGCTGGCGGTTTATGCCGGAAAAAGTGGCTACCCCTACCCGGCAGATGCGCTTGAGAAATCCTGGAAGACGCTGCTGCTAAATCATTTTCACGACATAGTTACCGGCATGGCGGTGCCCGAAGTATTGGCGCGCGCAGCGCGCGATTTAACCGGGCTTGAGCAATCGGTGAGGGGCATGCGCGACAGCGCGCTAAAGCACATTGTGGCAGAGGCAGGCCTTAAAGAGGCGGGCCTTGTGATCTACAACCCGGCACCCTCTGTGGCAGGCGGGCTTGTGAATTTGGGTAAGGTTGATACGGGCAACAAAGTACTTGTAGATGCAGGCGGTGTGCAAATTTCCACGGCCCCTGATGCAGAAGGTAATCTCTGGGCCGATTTGCCAAAACTTGGGCCGCAACAGTTTATGCATCTGGCTTTACACAACAAGGTACTGCAGAAAGCCGCAAAAAAACCTGCAGATTCTGGCCTGGTTGCAAAAAAATACAGCCTGGAAAACGCACTGGTTAAAATCACTTTTAACAAGTCTGGGCAAATAAGCTCTTATTACGATAAAGCTCAAGCACGCGAGCTGGTGCCGGCGGGGCGCGTGTGGAACCAGTTTATACGGGTAGATCACGCCACCGTAACTGACGATCCTTTCAGTGCCAAAGCAAAGGTTTCTGACGTATTTTCAGATAACCTGCGTGCAGGCCTTACCCTGAATTGGAAAGTAGGTGAGAGCCGCATAGAGCAGCGCGTGTGGCTTGGGCACAATTCTCGCAAGTTACAATTTGATACACAGCTCG
This genomic stretch from Simiduia sp. 21SJ11W-1 harbors:
- a CDS encoding sugar MFS transporter encodes the protein MSVPPSSAASAAGLASTDANSSNSYVFPLLVMTSLFFIWGFITSLNDILIPHLKSAFDLTYVQAMLIQFTFFGAYFLVSIPAGALIRRIGYQNGVSVGLGVAALGCILFYPAAAIQQYWLFLAALFVMASGITLLQVSANPYVAVLGNPDTASSRLNFSQAINSVGHTVGPLFGALLIMTGDHTQVAETANPEAVQIPYLMIAGFLLLVAAIFKFLKLPSIEGDAMALGASGQTSAWQYPHLVLGAVAIFLYVGAEVSIGSFIINFISLPEIGQIDERTAAQYLTFYWGGAMVGRFIGSAALQFIKPTSALFFNAVVAGALLMLVVAVDGALAMWAVLAIGLFNSIMFPTIFTLGIRGLGSLTSQGSGILCLAIVGGAVVPMAQGFVADGVSLSASFAVPLLCYAFIAWYALVGAKKH
- a CDS encoding carbohydrate kinase; translation: MAKNIICFGEALIDFLNVGSQDLQGVPINRFDQYPGGAPANVAVALAKLGAPVQFLGQVGQDAFGNFLIDCLNTYGVDTRLTLQHPSAPTALAFVFLDASGDRSFSFYRDASADLLLTPAQCPATLFEGCGIFHFCSNTLTDESITKTTEAALANARAQGAVVSFDVNLRHNLWAKGAADIARVNRLVHAAEVVKFSRDELDYLAGSGNASSYLQACFAAGVKLVLVTDGGQPVHAYTAQFDVVAGIPDVDVVDTTAGGDGFTGGMLCAVNALGLSALTADADLLTRAVGFAVSCGAVAVSRPGAFPALPTLDDVKPFWN
- a CDS encoding glycoside hydrolase family 38 C-terminal domain-containing protein; the encoded protein is MKITSIFVQSVPRRLALALAVASAASASIAATAQDARAPQYVPVPEVTRDYIRRAAEGDHLALEGGHMALDGHVMPYMYFQPHEILFLERLGRLRHKTVWELDAIARVDEWRDAFITQGLPADAVKASPGELVGGRHSQIGYEFTLPELAPSATGWERFFTLKPMDMSVPGWPETTIYINGEPKAALQRKHFYWSLDKLVTTSGPQRITMKSFGVFESPRGYRQVAVVERDPLADDLYWKMRVLVEAGSILSDQSEAGSRIRPLIDKVVAQVNLETPHTPVYRQQLKAAIALLDKGFAELASLPKNEERLRVLLHGHLDSAWRWTLDHTDDKLLRLALNNLYLMDRFPEYRYVFTTPFHYERIQALYPEVFERIKAKIKAGQWIANGATYVETDLNLPGGESVVRQFLYGLDYYKNTLGVEKNTLFLPDTFGYPPFFPQVVNSFGLDSLIAMRTNTPEIDSSIYRWRGLDGSELLVNSLTTPAWEYPYEEAIHKRPVEDGERITTYNAPDAGPRRLAGTWEQFKNKEDTKQQLLLVGWGDGGAGGTEDHVELIRRVTGLPGFPQVEWTTLYGYVQEQNQARDKFPVYDGRILPRDWIQRTFMMANGIKAANRDVEQRLQEAEALAVYAGKSGYPYPADALEKSWKTLLLNHFHDIVTGMAVPEVLARAARDLTGLEQSVRGMRDSALKHIVAEAGLKEAGLVIYNPAPSVAGGLVNLGKVDTGNKVLVDAGGVQISTAPDAEGNLWADLPKLGPQQFMHLALHNKVLQKAAKKPADSGLVAKKYSLENALVKITFNKSGQISSYYDKAQARELVPAGRVWNQFIRVDHATVTDDPFSAKAKVSDVFSDNLRAGLTLNWKVGESRIEQRVWLGHNSRKLQFDTQLDWREQHRLEVDFPLNLNARVANYGIPFGYVPMARSNFGPHDHIQTPIAVHEWADVSEAGYGVALINRTRYAYNLKSGGLRMNIAWGQRKHDYQEMKDLNWSLDGSGDAGGMNFSFAILPHEGDLAASDVITEAKAFNHPLVVHPNQAATEPGVGLPAPLITDLPGNILFPTIKRAESGQGTVLRLYETQNRRTSWQGPAGASVITMNEVPQNDSANLFTPFEIKTLIVND
- a CDS encoding cytosine permease, with the translated sequence MSVAERLSENLDAVNEYEREPVPEKKVKGFKSFLGLVSGEHIAGTEFVIGPLFVLHGTAWSDLFWGLLVGNILATLSWVCLCAPTAVKTRLTIYYQLEKIAGFNLVSIFNVLNGLLFCVAAAAMIGVSGTAIGYMLGVDMPGLTDLMPGSLEAMAIVFVIGTVMALVSTWGYDFVSKFSLIFAPWMPFIFLGAGIAMLPQLGLTQWSDFWTIAETKIWTGIPVEGQSKYGFWHVLIFAWLCNSAMHIGLSDMTIYRYAKKPHYGIASAAGMFIGHFMAWVASGILCAVAIQAGNNNPSSGEIAVMSIGIAGGICVLIAGWTTANPTVYRAGIAVQALFPNSKRWKITLGIGLLATALACFPWIISKLDQFLGFYALVAAPVGAMVLADVWLFPRLGLVQNFADFRKLKFNYAVALAWVLSIAVSYGLYLAFQADFFFFMALPAWLIAGVLYVGFAKLMQNGLQASTATLQVEA
- a CDS encoding AGE family epimerase/isomerase, which gives rise to MADYPNFRSAAFLRDHMQSILDFYEPNVDDAVQGGFHQNFYDDGTVFEPGRKQLVSSTRMVFNYCTAFAAFGRDAYLARAVRGLDYVKQHHWDAARNGYQWVLENNSPVDQTNQCYGLAFVMLGYASAHMRGIEGAAQGIAHTWEIMESRFWVPAHNLYADEASPDWSEVSDYRGQNANMHCCEALLMAYEATGDALYLDRAYLLAKTVAVELAAKGNGLIWEHFTSSLEPDWEFNKDDPKNLYKPWGFQPGHQTEWTKLLLTLHQFRPEQWMLDRARALFDAAWENCWDAERGGLYYGHAPDGRICDDEKYFWVQAESFAAAAMLAKALGEESYWEKYDALWRYSWDHMIDHKHGAWYRVLSADNKPLSNIKSAAGAKCDYHTLGACWQVLQTLNK
- a CDS encoding GH92 family glycosyl hydrolase — its product is MLRSNYIIKPAALLLATGSLLLGACGADKAEIKQGAKPSAEVQAAAGVTQWVDPFIGTANEGNTYPGAVLPWGMASVVPQNIDFSNRKNSAAYVFGEPYIYGFGHMQLSGVGCPSSGALPVKVTTGELLLGQQDTRSRYSREMAEPGYYRVFLDTFGVLAEMSATTRSGISRYQLPAGQTNFIFDLALNQGETKGGTITHVSENRVEGFQAEGNFCDAGQMRKIFFAAEFSKPAASFEKFESPEFLKEAKRVDGGNYEGVHLSYEFAEPTEIELRVGISFVSVENARENLKVEQGNKSFAEIRKNAKAAWEKELSVVKVKGGTSENNTKFYTAFYHSLIMPQTYNDVNGEYLGMDGKTVRKAEGFTRYSTFSLWDTYRTVHPLITLTHPKQQTDMLKSMADMVHDSGWLPKWELLGMEAATMVGDPAVPVVVDSYRKGLTDFDAEAVYGAMVKAATQTEPFNHMRPGLKHYRELGYIPQDDRGGEGKDFGWFNGIVWGTVSTTLEYNLADWNIAKMAEALGKTEDAKAFHEQSLSYKKLYDEETGFLRPRNKDGSWMTPFDPLDRHWDIRWKMSGGAGYVEGTAWQYLFFVPHDMPGLIDIMGEEQFITRLDESFDEFYFDMTNEPDIQYPFLYNYVAGKEYRTQEEVRYAVDKYFTTSPWGIPGNDDAGTLSAWLVFAMMGFYPDLVGEPSYQLALPSFARVDIALDQNYYPGESFSIVVENFEDTHRYINSKKVNGQAHAAFQLSHDTIVKGGAMSLTSSLYREVK